The genomic region CTTAATAATTACACACTTGATCTCGGTGGACGTAATTTTAGCACTCTGGTGATCCTTATTACTAACGTATGTTAGATGTCTTAGTTAAGTGTGTATTAAATGACCAAAGTACCCTtacttattaaaaaaaacaaataaaaaatagcTTAATAAAAGTTTACGGGTCCTACCCCAAACCTGCATaattctctctttctctctctctccttctcctCAACTCTAgcgctttctctctctctctcttccctAAAACCACCGAAGACCCATCACCACTAGGGGCAACAATTCTTGACACGACCCGTTAATACGACACGAAAAAACAGGTTTGGGTCGACTAAGACAACCCGTTTAAAAAAACGGGTCTAGTTCGGGTTGACTCGTATTAAAagtgggtcgggttcgggttgacaCGTATAAAAACGGGTTAACCCATTAACCTGTTTAACTATTTAGATAAAAAAAATctttgatatttttatttttgttttttgttttttcagTTTCTATTTTACATGGTTAGTTGTAATAATGTTAATTTTGACACATTATATTCTTTATTTATCACACTCATactcatcattaaacatgttatCGATAACCCGCTTACAACCGAACAACTCGTTCATAAATCATCAACTTGTATCACTCATTTAAAGATATGGGTTAAACGGatcgggttcgggttgacccgaaTTAATATGGCTCGGGTTAGGGCTGAAATATTTGACCCGAATAATAATATGGGTCGGATTCGGGTTGAACATTTCAACCCACCAACCCGTAACCCGTCAACCTGTCAACCCATCAACCAGGCATAATTGCCACCCCTAATCACCACCCAATCACCTCCACCatcttctctttcaacttctgtgTCATCAAGACGTCGTTGCCGAAAAAAcatggaggtggaggtggaggcaATGGGTTGAaggtgaaggtggtggtggtgggtttacGTTGGAAGTGGAggtggtgggttgaaggtgaCGGTCGTGGTGGGTTGAAGGTGATGGTGGTTGTTGTGGGTTTACTGTGGAGGTGGAGGCGGTGGGCTGAAGGTGACGGCAGAGGTGGTGGGTTTACGATGGAAATTGAGGCGGTGGGTTGaactaggggtgagcaagtttaggtccgggccgaaaataaccgagaaccgaaccgaaaatatacctaacccgacccgaacccaagtatctaggtatttagatcggttccaatttttcatataaaatagggcCGGGTCGGctcgggtcggttctcggttcttttcatggtgaaacccgacttggacctatggGTCGGAAgcgaccctatatttagggtagggAATCGgttctatattttatgtttgatcggttctcgggtcgggtcgggtaatggtcgggtttttccttttgctcaccctTAGGCCCTAGGTTGAAGGTGACAGTGGAGGTGGTGGGTTTACGGTGGAGGCGGTGTGCTAAAGTGACGGCAGAGGAGGTGGGTTAAAGGTTGTGGTGGGTTTATGGTGGAGATAGAGGCGGTGGGTTGAAGGTGACGGTGAAGGTTATAGTGGTGGTGGGTTGAAggcaatggtggtggtggtgggttgaaggtgGATGTGGAGGCGGTGGGCTGAAGGTGACAGCGGAGGCGATGGGTtgaaggtggaggtggtggttgtGAAAGGCAAGAAGAAGATGAGGGGTTAACCccattgtttttttaatattttctaagtgtttttgtttttttagttcAATGACAATCTAGTCATTTAACACATACTTAATTACCAATGGAGTGATGGTCCATTTccaaaggcaaagcctttaaacacCTTAGGAGatggaggtcttgggttcaaatcCCACAGACGACAGGAATAAAAGAattttgccgttaaaaaaacacATACTTAATTGAGATATTTAACATAAGTTAATGATAAGGATCACCCGAGTGAAAAAGTTACAACCATCGAGATCAAGTGTGTAATTATTGAAGCCTcgggaccaagtctgcaatattTGCAAACAGGGGCGCATCTTAAGAGGGGCAGGGGGTGGGgggacccccgaacttttcgctcaatagtgttatatatgtagttttcgtatatatttttttggtatatacgttttcgtcCCCCCCCCCTCGcgccccggttctatagaaattttgggGTATATACGTTTTCTCCCACCCCCCGTCTTCattgtcaagcttcgccactgtttgcaaaccacatggaccaaccaggcatttaactctttaagcttggtaataaaaaaaattaagaataTTAAAGGCTTAAAAAATGCAATTAGTATATTAGAGTTAAGTTAACGTACAAAGTGTCTTATCATACAAAATGTACGAAAAACatgaaataaaaaccaaaacaaaaaaaacgcggtgacattttcgtaattattttctCGTAACGTAATTATCAAAGGTACTCTACAAataatcttgtagggtaattttgtaaatatgcttgtagggtaattatcaaaattactctacaagtgtatcaaagcTACTACTAGTTtttcaaacaacatacaattcaaaattactctacaagatcaaattAACTTagaagatcatttgtagagtgaTTATGATAATCTTTAAAATTATCCtacaaagatcaaaattacctcACAAGAcagttttacaaaattaccctaaaaatcatttgtagagtaattttgatacgaaaaatgtcaccgcgtttttTCAGCGAAACATTCTGTTTGTACGTTTTGTACGTTAAAGGTATTTGTATTTGATGTTTAGTCTagtatattataatatattttttgAAAAGTTATCAGTACTGTATTTTTTGCAGTttcttagggcatgtttggctaagcttatttaagttaaaaaggacttttgggaaaaGGACTTATTGACTTGTGACTTTTTtaaaatgagtttttaaaaaaagtgtttggattagcttatggggTGGGAAAAGCCAATAAATCAATACGTTGTTttttaaaagagtaaactgccattttggtccctgtggtttgggcacttttgccattttagtccaaatcttaaactttttaaatttaggtccctgtgatttcacttttattgccattttagtccaaaatccaaaaaccccctattttgactgttgcaacctgattgttttgtctttttgtttaggggcattttggtcattttaattttattataacataCTAATATCTAAAACACATGGCAgaccatcatcttcttcaaagTTCAACTCAATATCCctctcaccaccaccatccccatCCTGCACCGCCACCAATCACCATGCAAACACCACACCCAAGAACCTTGCCGGTTACCCTCTTCAGTTCCCCCGTCTTCTCTTCTTTCCCCCTTTCAGTTCTACAAGGAATCAAGCAGCTAAACTCTGATCTAAATGCCCTCAAAGCCTCACAAATGGTCACCGGAAAATGCACCCAACTCCTCTGCACATGTGAACATTCTTGATTCTGACTTTGACTCTGATTCTGACCACCATTTGGGCCAAGATTCAAACTTTCTTTATCTTTATAACCTTTAACCGAAACCGATCCTTTCAAACCATCTACCAAACCCTCCATCTCACTCCTAAGCATAACTATAACACATCTGCAAAACCTGCAACTCACCGGAATAACGAAGCTCGCCGGAAATGTTCAGAAACCCTCCATCCCCCTCGTTCAGTATACTTTTCTCACCTCTTTCGTTTGTTTTGTCAATCATAACAAAACCCCTATGGATGCAATGTTAAAGCTAACCTGTACAACTTGAATTTGGGGTTTGAGGTAACTAGGGTTTCAGGTTGGGGTTAAGTCTTGAAGATGATGGCTTCTCCAAACAGATTGCTTTTCCAAACGGATCTCCGACTAGCTCATCCTCCCTAAACCAATTTCTTATCAATTTCTGGAGAGTGATGGGTGATGGAGATGTTGGCGGTGGTGGGTGGTCGGGGTTCAGATGGAGGTGGTTGCTGTCACAGTGGTGGTGGGGTTGGGATTTGGTGGTGTTGGTGGCTGTCACAGAGGTAgcaggggtgggggtttggttgAGGAGAGAACTGAGAGGGagagatagatagatagatagatagagaGAGGGGATGTCTATGAGAGAGAGGGGtttagttatatatatttatttttaattaataattagttataataaaagtataatgaccaaaatgcccctaaggAAAATGATAAAAActagatttttttttagaaatctgacctgatttgagatttggaccaaaatggcaataaaaatgaaaccacatggaccaaaatgGTTGTTTACtctttttaaaaagtgtttggcttagcttattgatATATAATGACTAAaagctaataagtcaataagttagttcaaaaagtcacaacattctaacttttcaaaaatgactttttctccttctcaaaaagtcattttgaaaaggacttttgcgtttgccaaacactaaaactccttattggctttttgattaagtcaataagtcaaaaagttggttggaaaagcttagccaaacatgcttTTAAACGGAAACCGGCGGCATCGATAAACCGCAAAAGCACACGAAATGTCCAATTTCAATGAATATGCCATAAATTTGATCGGTTGAAGCTCCCATCATTGGATGGTATATAAGCAGACGTAATTcaacatttcactcaacatcaaGCTCCCATCCACTCAGATTCTTGTATACGCATTTCAATTCAGGTATTATGAATGCCTTCTGTTTTCCTTTTCAAGTGATAGATGTACGATTTTAGGGTTTTATTTCGTTTACTTTTGGGTTTATTTCGGTGAGATTAGGGTTTTATTTCTGTCATTTTGATTGTGTTATGTTTCCCTTTTTGATAGTTGTTACTTAGTTTCATAAGTCCTTTACTTTCATCCACAGAACATGCATCTGTGTGTTTATATTCATAGTTGTATGATGGTGTATTTGAAGTTTTTTTAAGGACttttagggtttggatattgtgttttagtgatcttcactatgttatttatgggttttgagtgtgttttatggctaaaattgtggtgttttatgactttgtacactttgtaggaaaaatggactttgtagccgaaccccacctattatattatattatattaactATATATGGTTAGCCATGGATCATGAATAGAAGAGTTAAATGcccagatagtccctgtggtttggtcttttttcacctttagtccctaactttctaaaattacagctaggggtgtgcatgggtcggttttgaccaaaaaccataaccataaccgcgatgtcggttattggataactataaccataaccgatcggttatggtggttatggttattcgattttgatggttatagcgggtcggttatgggtgtttaaccgtgtatttagcttagttaaaaatagcttaatttttttaacatggaataaattgttattgcatatttgtatatattagtatattacatagtattaaaaaatatatacaatctataatattaataccaattattattattaattattcaaataaagtgatatgatacattccataaattaaaataaacattcaaccaaaaccacaaaatgatatgaaaaacccataagtactaaaaacccataagtactaaaaatcttcagttaaaaacatcaaatattaaaaatatggtgaaagtCCTAAATCAGACTttatataaatcttaaccattcagacgtaaatgtctaaaccattcagacatctgctcgtgaaacaaacagtctgaaccattaagtgctaaaccagtaaggggtctaaaccattaagagccccattaagtggtaaacaaacagccccttaattaGATACTATAATTGTGTTTATGTGCTATGCATATATACTATTTTTTAATAACCCGTCAACTAAAACTTCTTAGTTTATTGTTATCAGTCCCAAGCCCGGGTAAAAGAGAAAAGTTTATATAAAAAGCCTCTAAAAGGGCCCTAACTTTTTCGTTCGCTTAGGGCCTCCAAAAACGTTGGACCGGCCTTGGGTGGTTATTCATTTAAAGTTTATTTTTTAGTAGTAAGGGTATttaggtcatttcacacccacttaactgaaAAGACTAACCTCCATCCGCATCATGGACCATCCGTGAACGAAAttgaaaaagttggggactacagttgtaattttagaaagttaggaacTAAAGGTAAAAAAAagaccaaaccacaaggaccatccgggcatttaactccaAAAAATAAAGTTGTGTAACCCAAATAATAAAGTCGTCTTCTACATCGactaaaaaccataaaaacgaataccgATATGGTTTGATAATACTGATATTGGTTCCGATATTGTTCGGACAATATTGACTTCATTCATCACACTTTGGTACGCTACCGACACTCGATATAACTTACACTAGCGGCACTCGATATAGCCTACGCTACGGTACTAGTACTCTACTCGCTACTTTGTCCCTATTATGTTCATCTAGTGGCGAAGTTTGAGATTTTCGACCGACGGGCGGAAGTCACCGGTCCTaaaatttttataaaaccgggcggtcgaaaacgtatatacccaaaaatttatatacgaaaactacatactctccattACTGAACGAAAAGTttggggggtcggccgccccctcctgCCCCTTAAAAGCTTTGCCCAGTTCATCCACGTTACTGTTCACGCAAAAGTAATTGTTCATGTTCATCCAAGTTGATGTTTTATGTTCTTGGTCCTTCATTATGTTCGAAGTGTGTTACATGCCGTGGTTCAAGACCTAGGAACTTGATCACTTATTTCGTGTTTAGGAGGAACAATGTCATGTGTCTAAATTGTATTTGTAACAAGTGAGGCACTATTAACGTTTATGCTTCAACTTGAGAAGAAAtgttatttatatttatacttgttatattttattattagtGTTTATCAATATATGATCAGCAGACCCAATGTTTTCTATGTAGAGTTCTCTCGCTCAACTCAGGGCATAAGGAGTCATCTTATATTTTCCCATTTTTTCTGTGACATGTCAGTGGTATATCTGCTTTTTATCCATTCTTTCAGTTTTCTCCAAATTACCGCAAAACTTAAATATTTAATTTTAAGGAGTTtttttttcccaaactagtgttgatggaaaaaatatttaccaaaatagtgttgTTAGAAAACTATTTACCAAAGTGGTTTTTCTTGAAAACATTTATTTGTTTCTCACTCCTTATCTCATTGGATGACTTCCAAtttattaaaaaattattaaattattaattAGTAATTTATTCATGTTAGTGGTTCTCTAGCttatatttttatgaattttAAATTAATAGTTTAGGTAATACCATATGAAATctatatttaataaattaaaatttAGTCACATATACATACAGTGAAATTTATATTTCTTTtacttaaactttttttttttacataaataacaaaaTTAGTATTTTTTTAATGGATAGACCAAACAACCTATGATCTTTATGTATATGCATACTCAAATCATTTTGTATGAatcattaataaaaaaaaacttacatttagcaaaataagaaaaaaaaaataatgattaGTATTTGAAGTTTGTACTAGTGAATGCTCATCAAGGTGCTgcaatttatatttcatatatagtaatttTGTTATTACTTGTACTTGCCTACTCTATTTCCGAAGCAATGAACTTCGGATTACCCGATATTCAATTATGTGATACCCGATATCCTGAATCCGTAGTACCCGAATGACATTTCGATCAGCCAGTTTGTTTAGTTTCAGTTAGTTTTAACTAATGCAATTAGTTAAAAAAATACTATATTTTGTTATTAATGTTAAACAAAATAATAGAAATATAAAATTGACCATATGTATATTTgagtaaaattttatttttttaaatacaaaTTTCACAGGGTATTACTTAAATTATTGCAAACACAAATTAAAAGCCGACTTTTAGAATAAATATATTTTCCCCGTAGGTTTAAAAAAAATAGgcttattttaatattaataaaaatataggTTTAGAGAACCACTACCATGATtaaataatcactacattattattaataaatttttATCAATTGGGAGTCATCCAATAAGATAAGTGAGAAACAATTAAATATTCAAGAAAACACCACTTTGATAAATAGTTTTCTAGCAACACTAGTTTGGTAAATACTTTATCCACCAACACTATTTTGAGAAAAAACTCTAATTttaagttatattttaaaaggaTTTTATTAATTACATTAAACTAAACACAAGAAAAAAACACACATAAATCAGAAAAAGACACTTCACTTTAAAAACAAAACCTAAAACGGTAACTAAAAAAGCACACATGATTTTTTGAAAAAAGAAACATATCATTCGCTTTTCCTTGTTATTGGGTTGACGATGCTTCAGTAGCATCCAAGCGATAGGAAGGAAGGGCGCTACTGGCTGAGATGAAGGAACATTATTGAATGTGAATCCATAGTATGTAGCCTAATATCAAGACGATTGCCTATTTAAATATCAACCTTATGtgattattatatataaactGGAGCAAAAAAACTCAATAACCGTTACCTTCAAACCGGAAAAAACTGGACAACAGTTAGATAGTTTTGATTATTTTCCTCTCAAGTTAAAATATGAATTTAGTGACTTTAATCTTATATAGTTTGGGCACGTGTAATGATGGACTCAAGATTTCTTTTTCATGAGAGGCAATCAAAGACCTAACAAATTTTCTTCAAAATAACACTAATTGTCCGTGGTAAAAAATATTACATTTTGATGAGTTAAAtatcattttagtccttgtggtttgggctattttatcagtttagtccaaaggtttgagtCCATGGTAAAAAATATTACATTTTGAGGAGTTAAATAtcattttagtctctgtggtttgggctattttgtcagtttagtccaaaggtttgaaacgttgtcattttagtccaaatagtttcaaacgttgctattttagtccattaTTCTTTATTATGTTAGCTAGAAGGGCAATTCaatcattttatatggtcgaattgtcCTTTTAGTTAAcacaattacatataaaatgattgAAACGCCCTTCTAGTTAATAGAAAAAAGGATGGAGTTAATCcagtggattaaaatggcaacgtttgaaattatttggactaaaatagtaacatttcaaacctttggactaaactgacaaataacacaaaccatagggactaaaatggcatttaactcttttttttaatttaattaataaaattggtCCGGAGATAGATGACGTCCCCATCTAGACACACATATACACTATGTTCCCgagtcatttaacagggggaggggaggggaaggaaaattttctctcctaatctctccaatttgggAAGATGAATATATGGTTATATTTGGTCATATTTTCTTCacttttccctcccctcccctatTAAATGAAACTCAGGAACATCGTTATATTGTTCGCTATTCGAGTGTGAAAGAAAGTTAGGGTTTATGAGTTGAGTACCCATCAACACAAGTTCTCATAAACGCATTTCAATTCAGGTATTATTTCGTTTATTTTAGGGTTTATGATGCCTTCTGTTTTCCTTGTCAACTGATAGATGTTTGATTTTAGGGTTTATTTCTGTCATTTTGATTGTGTTATATTCCCTTTTTGATAGCTGTTACTTACTTTCATAAGTCGTTTACTTTCATCCACAGAACATGCTATGCATCTGTGTGTTAATCGATAGAAATAGTGACCAACTTTAACAGCTCTTTCGCCATTGGTGTGATAATTGGGTGTTTCCAAAGTTATTATGtcacatatataaaataaataaaacctatAATATGAGGATAGATGGTTGTGGTGTTTTTCTTTTGCTTCAAGTTGTTATAATCTCTTTAATGCTGTTGAGTGTTTCATGcttataattatttaaaaaataattaactGATGAAAGTAGAGTGTAGCAAGTTTAGCTCATTATTTGATAACCCAGCCTTTTTGTTGTGGGTGCTAGCTAAGTATTAAACTGTAAATTGAAATGAAAATGGTATAATTGTCATTTGTCTCATCCAAACATAAGCAGAAGTAGATAACTGGACTATAAACTGATATAGGCTTCACCAGATAAACTATAATTTGGAATGAATATGGTATAATCGTTGCATCCAAACAGTACTGATGTATGACCTTTTTCTTGTGTTATACATTCTCCTAATGTTGTATTTGGCAGCTTATGTGCAGCATTATTTAGTATCAATCTGACTAAAACAACCTAAGATGAAAGCTAAACATCCGACTACAATCAACACACTCCCTCAAACCACAATAGAAAACATCCTATGTTTTTTACCTATTCGAGAGGCAGCACGGACAAGTATCCTCTCTAGGGAATGGAGGTACAAGTGGACCACTATTCCCAAACTTGACTTTTGTTCGTCTACTTTGTCCAAAGGAAAAAACAACGAGAAGCTACCATATGACATAGCAAGTGCAAGGAAAAACATGGACGAAAGCTGTAAACTTGTCAATGCTATACACCAAGTTCTGTTAATGCGCCAGGGTCCAATACACGAGTTCACCTTTAACCTGATTGGAACCTACAACTATTTTGAACTTGATCAAATAATATTTCATTTGTCAagaaaccatactgtcaagaaATTAACACTTGCGTTTGATTATATATCTCCGTATAAGTTACCCTTAAGTGCCTTCTCTTTGCATCAGTTAACAGACCTAGATCTCTGTTATGTCAATCTTGACCATCAACCAATATTCAGTGGATTTGGTAGCCTTAGAAGCTTATCCTTGATAGAAGTAAAGATCTCTACAAAagcttttcttcatcttctatcaaattgtccatcacttaagaGGTTCAATCTGGTAAGTTCTCACTTGGATGCATATTCTCATGGGCTTTTGAAACTTATCTGAATATTGTAAGTTGCTGCAGCGAGGAGATATCGGTTCTAAAGATTGCACCATCATTGAGCTATTTGAGTGTTTGCCTGCGATTGAACATCTTACTATCTGGGGGATCTGTGACCATCCGGTAGTATTTATTTAACCACATTATATATAAGCGgaagaaaagaaaattaaactTTGGTTGTAAATTTTTGTTTTTGCATATGGTTGAAGTGGCTTGTTCTAGACTCTATTCCAGAAGAGCTTCCAACCACGCTAATCCACCTCAAATACTTTCGTTTTAACGAAATTTGTTTCATTGACGACCATGGATTAACTTTTCTTGCTGTTTTGATCAAATGTTCCCCAAACTTGGAGAAAATTGAGCTAGAGGTAAATCTTTTTTTTATCCTATTTATTTTAGTTCTCGCCAAAATTCACTAACAAAAATAAGATCGACCCTTCTCTTCCTGTAGATTTGTATTGTTGATTACTATGAGATATGTTGTGGTATATTGGAAGAATATTCAGATGTTCGGTTGGAGCATCTGAAGGAATTGGAGATCACGTGTTTCCGCAACTTAAAGCATGAGATGGAGTTTGTGAAGTTTATCTTGGCAAGGTCACCTAAGCTAAAGAAGGTGATCTTATATGGCTTTGTTGAAAAGGATGACGAGTCAGATATTTTAACAATTCTCTCACAGGCCCCACGCGCATCACCCGaagaaattgttgtgagatgtaTCCCAAACTGCTCGTATTGCTAATTGTATTTCTGTGTTTTCTTTCTGGTTAGTCTATGGAGTTCTTTTGGATGTTGGTTCTCACTTCCATAGCAGGTGTACTCAAACTCAAAATTAGGGTAGGGTTGAGCCATTTTGGGAACACGAATAACCCTGTTAGTATTTTGACTTAAAACTGAACTGAATCTTCTATAACGCATTGGTTGAACATTGTGGACACTCTAGAAAGTGCATATGCTACATAATTCCCCTTTTAGCctaaggctaca from Helianthus annuus cultivar XRQ/B chromosome 10, HanXRQr2.0-SUNRISE, whole genome shotgun sequence harbors:
- the LOC118483212 gene encoding F-box/FBD/LRR-repeat protein At1g13570-like translates to MKAKHPTTINTLPQTTIENILCFLPIREAARTSILSREWRYKWTTIPKLDFCSSTLSKGKNNEKLPYDIASARKNMDESCKLVNAIHQVLLMRQGPIHEFTFNLIGTYNYFELDQIIFHLSRNHTVKKLTLAFDYISPYKLPLSAFSLHQLTDLDLCYVNLDHQPIFSGFGSLRSLSLIEVKISTKAFLHLLSNCPSLKRFNLRGDIGSKDCTIIELFECLPAIEHLTIWGICDHPWLVLDSIPEELPTTLIHLKYFRFNEICFIDDHGLTFLAVLIKCSPNLEKIELEICIVDYYEICCGILEEYSDVRLEHLKELEITCFRNLKHEMEFVKFILARSPKLKKVILYGFVEKDDESDILTILSQAPRASPEEIVVRCIPNCSYC